The following DNA comes from Rhizobium lusitanum.
TGGGAATGGTGAGGAGTTTCACCCAAAGCCCGACCAGCGGCAGGTTGAGCACCAGCAGCATGAAATTGGCGATCAGCAAGCTGGCGATCAGGCCCCAGACGAGCTGCGGGTTGGTCACAAACAGCAGCGGGCCAGGCTGCAGGCCATATTGCTGGAAGCCGGCAAGCATGATCGCCGCCGTCGCCGTCGTCGGCAGACCGAGGGTCAGAAGCGGAACCAGCGTTCCGGCCGCCGACGCATTGTTGGCGGCTTCCGGACCTGCCACACCTTCAATCGCGCCCTTGCCAAACTCTTCCGGATATTTGGTCAGGCGCTTTTCGGCCGCATAGGAGAGGAAAGTACCGATTTCGGCGCCGCCCGCCGGCATGGCGCCTATCGGGAAACCGATCAGCGTTCCGCGCAGCCAGGCCTTCCATGAGCGCGCCCAATCCTGACCCGTCATCCAGACGGATCCTTTGACCGCCTCGATCTTGTCGGGTGCGCGATTGCCCTGTGCGGCGATGTAGAGAGATTCGCCGATGGCGAACATGGCAACGGCAAGCGTCGTCACCTCGATGCCGTCAAGCAAATCTGGAACGCCGAAACTCATGCGCGCCTGGCCGGTGAGCTGGTCGATGCCGATGATGGCGAGCGCAAAGCCGATGAATAGCGATGTTAGCCCGCGCAAGGTGGAATCGCCGAAGGCCGAAGACACCGTCACGAAAGCCAGCACCATCAGGGCGAAATATTCGCGCGGACCGAAAACCAGCGCCAGCTTGACGATGAACGGCGCAATGAAGGCGAGCCCCAGTGTGGCGATCAGGCCGGCAACGAAGGAACCGATTGCAGCGGTGGCCAGCGCCGGTCCGCCGCGACCTGCCCGCGCCATCTTGTTGCCCTCGAGCGCGGTCACGATCGAGGCGCTTTCGCCTGGTGTGTTGAGCAGGATGGAGGTCGTCGAGCCACCATACATGCCGCCATAATAGATCCCGGCAAACATGATCAGCGATCCCGCCGGATCGAGCTTGTAGGTCACCGGCAGCAGCAATGCAACGGTCAGCGCCGGGCCGATGCCGGGAAGCACGCCGACAGCGGTTCCAAGCGTGACGCCGATCAGGGCATAAAGCAGGTTCATCGGCTGGGCCGCGATCATCAGACCCTGCAACAGAAAATCAAATGTGCTCACGTCGGGGCCTCACCAAAATAGATGTTCGAGCGGACCGGCTGGAAGCGATAGCTGCAGCAGTCCGGAGAAGATCAGCCAGACCCCGAGACAGAGCGCGATGCCGAGCGGGATTGATATCCAGAGCTTGCGCTTGCCGAAGGCGGCGGCGGTCGCCGCAAAGAGCAGACCGGTCGCGATCGAAAACCCCAGCGGCTTCAACAGCAGCATCTGGGCAGCAAGACCGCCGACGATCCAGACCACGGGTGCGACTTCCTGACGTTCCCGCACGGGGAAATCGGCGCGCAATGCGGCAAATACAGTCCAGGCGGACAGGAACAGCAGCCCGCCAGCGATCACGAAAGGAATGGTCGCAGGACCGATGCCTGAATAGCTCGCAACTTTCGCCAGCCGTGAACTGTCCCAGAAGATCAGGCCCGCAAGGGCGGCGAGAAAGACGGCAATGGCAAGCGCCGCCCGATCCGGGCGGC
Coding sequences within:
- a CDS encoding tripartite tricarboxylate transporter TctB family protein, with amino-acid sequence MTTGNSPSTQTRRPDRAALAIAVFLAALAGLIFWDSSRLAKVASYSGIGPATIPFVIAGGLLFLSAWTVFAALRADFPVRERQEVAPVVWIVGGLAAQMLLLKPLGFSIATGLLFAATAAAFGKRKLWISIPLGIALCLGVWLIFSGLLQLSLPAGPLEHLFW
- a CDS encoding tripartite tricarboxylate transporter permease, with amino-acid sequence MSTFDFLLQGLMIAAQPMNLLYALIGVTLGTAVGVLPGIGPALTVALLLPVTYKLDPAGSLIMFAGIYYGGMYGGSTTSILLNTPGESASIVTALEGNKMARAGRGGPALATAAIGSFVAGLIATLGLAFIAPFIVKLALVFGPREYFALMVLAFVTVSSAFGDSTLRGLTSLFIGFALAIIGIDQLTGQARMSFGVPDLLDGIEVTTLAVAMFAIGESLYIAAQGNRAPDKIEAVKGSVWMTGQDWARSWKAWLRGTLIGFPIGAMPAGGAEIGTFLSYAAEKRLTKYPEEFGKGAIEGVAGPEAANNASAAGTLVPLLTLGLPTTATAAIMLAGFQQYGLQPGPLLFVTNPQLVWGLIASLLIANFMLLVLNLPLVGLWVKLLTIPKPWLYAGILLFATLGTIGANPSVFELGMLLAFGVLGYVMRIFGYPIAPVVVGLILGPLAEQQLRRALAISQGDVTVLFTSPISAVLLLIAAAALILPLILRARGRGQTLSQLAANED